One window of the Natronomonas marina genome contains the following:
- a CDS encoding HalOD1 output domain-containing protein: MTHPTEQKTEQGDGNAARFDFDPSTDDVVVRIVEAIDEVGATDGVGQDRVLHDAIDPDALRQCLDTGGADAEVSFRFGPYSVTAAGEGEIVVAR; this comes from the coding sequence ATGACGCATCCGACCGAGCAGAAAACGGAGCAGGGAGACGGGAACGCCGCACGGTTCGATTTCGACCCCTCGACCGACGACGTGGTCGTCCGGATCGTCGAGGCGATCGACGAAGTCGGGGCCACCGACGGAGTCGGTCAGGACCGCGTCCTGCACGACGCCATCGATCCGGACGCGCTCAGGCAGTGTCTCGACACGGGCGGGGCGGACGCCGAGGTTTCGTTCCGGTTCGGGCCGTACTCGGTGACGGCGGCGGGCGAAGGGGAGATCGTCGTCGCCCGCTGA